One Pyrenophora tritici-repentis strain M4 chromosome 5, whole genome shotgun sequence DNA window includes the following coding sequences:
- a CDS encoding DOCK-C2 multi-domain protein — MPSWRPLPRIAFAICTYPFQPSSPADLPLEIGDELYIIEQGGQDASWYRGYLVAPPSLLAGLTSVKGQTLEARVFSGIFPRVCVEVREVLGEGKDTTSRESGNETGHGSHYMHATNGVVTPTESTRTTSPFTKSSGSQARRASRDAGVPALPSVASRPLSQRKSARKRAGSTNSQWTAREEHLQQLMLPLSPISDLGAPRPPAPVPMLKIGDETPTSTQEPLVDEIASCLREWHSTKVHELLLARKYGSLDKMSRLVKRLDTARRQLLHKVLTAKELEAVREATVWDLVAGNKMLCGDVIVRSPSQRGRILTGDDSAIEVTKLQSMMSLLDSRPTPQLDEHNLNHLFVSLKHVMGDVTNGAAQISMYLCMKPPGAALQPLSEAYSFDLTSRDGSAVSLAGDKLRALLVDLSLTDIGEGAGSGSTLYLVFRLMTNEPVRAVSATEKASTTTAKDATQNKALGVPPSQEGNIKSGRRSVMFGSKRKESTNSRQSDSRQADSIDERRRQSVEQTKSQSSSDTRPGSSAAGTTRARALSRDQRTLKRCVAVGVASVNHLLQTRSEADQTVSMFCTAAPGEDVSQEDDMWDSILPEIYPSASGKYKRNTPISRLTIHLKAFVHADAEGLIEKIPTMLHNIKQCRKIGFSGAPTKPRSDIYLTLAEPFLPKNAFLAHPKTGTVPLLSSSPMNNLQLTIEVRKSSGERIEGCIYPSANSAGHTAWRTTAAQRGEGWNSTIRLAIDPQDVPGSHLVMSVADAPGFPFALCWMPLWDKDAFARDGDHALTLYKYDEYTSGMIAGKGAYLGLPWSAKKKDEHVMGPMAAVNVKTFLCSTRYSQDPTILGLIKWQDQPAGELVGLLRRFNFVPEIEIVKLLSEVFDALFAIQSHYAGSDEYEDLVFNAIVIVLGIVHDRRFNLEPLVDQYARTKIFHSLVTSCLMQSLGRLLAKPTDPESSRRLRATFKVGNLIMKFLVNAREKQKAKEESIGIKDRAQFSKEMKALFGSLEALMKNPSPVLIGTKTLLVQNFHSWLPELEGCMPSTEVFKLTEGFIESCANVQGKLILYKLLLIHHLSGLQIFRIPDVRRMLLASTVNWLAPYWGRVEVVTDQWKDQVRLCCSVVAAQVEELGKEAAEYMPKLVDSYRAIQATPRPAKKTLSLLFPTSYPFQSRAASAEAPFDEAMAEISAVIAAMSSLPTLLLPELPKDDTAEFLFSVLQVYISILDCEAYPSSWLSVHIYHHKATMRALEKLFNILLDSFLPLPDEADGFNTELWRAFFDALLKLVASDALALETYPEQKRRAVWKIAGDVREHGADLLQRSWEAIGWEASAEDKSQYGIEKMGGFQVQYVPGLVAPIVELCLSVHEGLRSVAIEVLQTMIISEWTLSEDLALIQAEMIDCLDNLFKTKHLTEAVLQKHFIQELIELFEPLSHDAEEPLLAALKNLISTIDELLDLLVAVHSTEATGEIFQIMDTLHLMEFLKDMQKEDMYIRYVHQLVELQVDAQNYTEAGLALRLHAELYDWDPNSTVDPLTDPSMPPQPAFERKEQLYFQMIEHYENGQSWENALAAYTELAAQYEHNVFDFSKLARTQHAMAKIHESIAKGERANPRYFRVVYKGLGFPPGLRDKQFIFEGSPNDRLASFTDRMQQQHPSAVIMNPGADQVLEGQYLQIYPVSPQKDLTHPIFQRAKVSQSVKDYYLLSRPSHFTSPSRRSPSNATARDAGAEKTLYTTAESFPTILRRSEIIGVGTVTLSPLQMALERTARKTVELLAVEKRITEGDDTAFNTLTQELMYAVDMNSKDCVAHYHDLLPHANDEDEDEDNETRQTNPLETAMRVALIDYTLVIRRCLSLYVRPAQQTTKADLSQRFEAAFYRELATLLPPNMAPTMVSGTGSNGAMGVSRSRIASPTPDESTLNGDRVMSPGANGRASRQDKKRLSLAFLTKEFLMGEAEREKEKEKEAKAEKQMADDDTMTTLSSRSRSKETHSRNRLSLSFLNHTPSSPQPEALPSFPSNGHLNRSEGSLQRELSQKRPETVKSQKSDKSLTSRTDSMKKRLSFMHISKKSSKTSVRGRVDDTLMEE, encoded by the exons ATGCCGAGCTGGAGACCGCTCCCGCGCATCGCGTTCGCAATATGCACATACCCCTTTCAGCCCTCCTCGCCCGCCGACCTACCCCTCGAGATCGGTGACGAGCTCTACATAATCGAGCAGGGCGGTCAGGATGCCTCGTGGTATCGTGGATACTTGGTCGCGCCGCCCTCGCTGCTGGCTGGCCTGACCAGTGTCAAGGGACAGACGCTCGAAGCACGCGTCTTTTCTGGTATATTCCCACGAGTATGTGTCGAAGTCCGTGAGGTTCTAGGCGAAGGCAAGGACACGACGAGCCGGGAATCGGGCAACGAGACGGGCCATGGGAGTCACTACATGCATGCGACCAACGGCGTCGTCACGCCCACGGAAAGCACACGTACGACGTCTCCATTTACAAAAAGTTCAGGCTCCCAGGCGCGACGAGCATCGAGGGATGCCGGCGTTCCCGCCCTGCCTTCTGTTGCCTCGCGCCCCCTCTCACAACGCAAGTCGGCCAGGAAACGGGCGGGCAGCACAAATTCGCAGTGGACGGCGCGCGAAGAGCACCTCCAGCAATTGATGCTTCCGCTATCGCCCATATCAGACCTCGGCGCCCCGCGACCCCCGGCGCCCGTTCCCATGCTGAAGATTGGCGACGAAACACCCACATCGACTCAGGAGCCATTGGTGGATGAGATTGCGTCCTGCCTACGCGAGTGGCATTCTACCAAAGTTCACGAGCTGCTGCTCGCACGCAAATATGGCTCATTGGACAAGATGTCGAGGTTAGTGAAGCGTCTGGACACGGCGCGCCGCCAGCTGTTGCACAAGGTGCTCACAGCCAAAGAGCTCGAGGCAGTACGCGAGGCGACTGTGTGGGATCTCGTGGCGGGGAACAAGATGCTCTGTGGAGATGTCATTGTGCGGAGTCCCTCGCAGCGCGGCCGCATTCTGACAGGGGACGACTCAGCCATTGAGGTGACAAAGTTGCAGTCCATGATGAGTCTACTGGACAGTCGGCCAACACCACAGCTCGATGAGCACAACCTGAACCATCTTTTTGTAAGCTTGAAGCACGTCATGGGCGATGTGACAAACGGTGCAGCTCAAATCAGCATGTATCTCTGTATGAAGCCACCAGGAGCTGCCCTTCAACCCCTCTCCGAGGCATACTCTTTCGATTTGACTTCACGAGACGGTTCCGCCGTATCGCTGGCTGGTGATAAACTTCGCGCGCTGCTGGTAGACCTCAGCCTGACTGATATTGGCGAAGGCGCCGGCTCCGGCTCAACCCTATATCTTGTCTTCCGACTGATGACGAATGAGCCGGTGCGTGCGGTAAGTGCCACGGAAAAGGCAAGCACCACAACGGCCAAAGACGCCACACAAAACAAAGCACTCGGCGTCCCGCCTTCCCAAGAGGGAAACATCAAGAGCGGAAGGCGCAGCGTTATGTTCGGCTCTAAGCGAAAGGAATCTACCAACTCCCGCCAATCCGACTCACGACAAGCCGACTCCATCGATGAACGCCGACGCCAAAGTGTCGAGCAGACCAAATCACAGTCGTCATCCGACACGCGGCCAGGATCATCGGCCGCAGGAACCACCCGAGCCCGCGCTCTATCTCGAGACCAGAGGACGCTGAAGCGATGCGTTGCCGTGGGTGTCGCATCGGTGAACCACCTCTTGCAGACACGGTCAGAGGCAGACCAAACCGTCAGCATGTTCTGTACCGCTGCACCTGGCGAGGACGTGTCTCAAGAGGACGACATGTGGGACAGCATATTGCCTGAAATCTACCCAAGCGCCAGTGGAAAGTACAAGCGGAATACGCCCATCAGCCGACTTACCATACACCTTAAAGCTTTTGTACACGCCGATGCCGAAGGTCTCATCGAGAAGATCCCCACCATGCTGCACAACATTAAGCAGTGCCGTAAGATTGGCTTCTCGGGTGCTCCGACCAAGCCACGAAGCGACATCTACCTGACACTTGCCGAGCCTTTCCTCCCGAAGAACGCCTTTTTAGCTCACCCAAAGACTGGCACTGTTCcgttgttatcgtcctcacCGATGAACAATCTGCAGCTTACGATCGAGGTCAGAAAGAGCTCCGGAGAACGCATAGAAGGATGTATCTACCCTTCAGCCAACAGCGCAGGCCACACAGCCTGGCGCACAACAGCAGCCCAACGAGGCGAAGGCTGGAATTCGACCATTCGACTTGCCATTGACCCGCAGGACGTCCCCGGATCGCATCTCGTTATGAGTGTCGCCGATGCACCTGGTTTCCCATTCGCCCTATGTTGGATGCCCCTCTGGGATAAAGATGCTTTTGCTCGTGACGGAGACCACGCCCTGACCTTGTACAAATATGACGAGTACACGTCGGGCATGATTGCTGGCAAGGGCGCGTACCTTGGCTTGCCATGGAGCGCAAAGAAGAAGGATGAGCACGTCATGGGCCCAATGGCGGCGGTTAACGTAAAGACCTTCCTCTGCAGCACACGATACTCGCAAGACCCGACTATCCTGGGTCTCATCAAGTGGCAGGACCAGCCAGCTGGAGAGCTCGTGGGGCTACTGCGACGCTTCAACTTCGTCCCAGAGATTGAGATTGTCAAGCTTCTGAGCGAGGTATTCGACGCCCTCTTTGCTATACAGAGCCACTACGCCGGAAGTGACGAATACGAAGACTTGGTTTTCAACGCCATTGTTATCGTGCTAGGTATCGTACACGACCGACGCTTCAACCTCGAGCCTCTGGTGGATCAGTATGCGCGGACCAAGATCTTCCATTCCCTTGTTACTTCGTGTCTTATGCAAAGTCTTGGTCGATTGCTGGCCAAACCCACGGATCCCGAGAGCTCTCGACGGCTGCGCGCAACTTTCAAGGTTGGCAACCTTATTATGAAATTCCTGGTCAATGCCCGAGAGAAGCAAAAGGCAAAGGAAGAGAGCATCGGTATCAAGGACCGGGCCCAGTTCAGCAAGGAGATGAAAGCACTCTTCGGATCGTTGGAGGCTCTTATGAAGAACCCATCACCCGTTCTCATTGGTACAAAGACGCTTCTAGTACAAAACTTCCATTCATGGCTACCTGAGCTCGAAGGATGTATGCCTTCCACGGAGGTTTTCAAACTGACGGAGGGCTTCATTGAGTCCTGCGCAAACGTTCAGGGCAAGCTCATCCTCTACAAACTCTTGCTAATACACCATCTCTCTGGACTTCAAATCTTCCGGATCCCCGACGTTCGCCGCATGCTCCTAGCAAGTACAGTCAATTGGCTTGCCCCATACTGGGGCAGAGTCGAAGTGGTTACCGATCAGTGGAAGGACCAAGTCCGTCTCTGCTGTTCTGTAGTTGCAGCCCAGGTAGAAGAGCTTGGGAAAGAGGCTGCGGAGTATATGCCTAAACTTGTGGATTCATATCGCGCAATCCAAGCGACCCCTCGGCCAGCTAAGAAGACACTTTCACTGCTGTTCCCGACCAGTTATCCATTCCAATCCCGAGCGGCAAGTGCCGAAGCCCCCTTTGATGAGGCAATGGCTGAGATATCGGCTGTAATCGCGGCCATGTCTAGTCTACCCACACTGTTACTTCCGGAACTGCCAAAGGACGACACGGCAGAGTTTTTGTTCTCGGTCCTGCAAGTCTACATCTCAATCCTCGACTGCGAAGCATACCCCAGCTCGTGGCTGAGTGTACACATCTACCATCACAAGGCCACCATGCGTGCGTTGGAGAAGCTGTTCAATATACTACTCGACTCTTTTCTCCCTCTTCCCGACGAGGCTGATGGCTTCAACACGGAGCTGTGGCGGGCGTTCTTCGATGCTTTGCTGAAGCTTGTGGCCAGCGATGCTCTTGCGTTGGAAACGTATCCGGAACAAAAGCGGCGCGCGGTTTGGAAGATCGCCGGCGACGTTCGTGAGCACGGAGCCGACTTACTGCAACGCAGTTGGGAGGCGATTGGCTGGGAGGCTAGCGCTGAAGATAAAAGCCAGTACGGGATTGAGAAGATGGGTGGCTTCCAAGTGCAGTACGTGCCAGGGCTTGTGGCGCCCATTGTTGAGCTTTGTCTCAGCGTACATGAGGGTTTACGCAGTGTGGCTATCGAGGTGCTACAGACAATGATCATCAGCGAGTGGACGCTGAGCGAAGACCTCGCTCTCATCCAGGCCGAGATGATTGACTGTTTGGACAATTTGTTCAAGACGAAACATCTGACCGAAGCCGTCTTGCAGAAACACTTCATCCAAGAACTCATCGAATTATTCGAACCTCTCTCCCACGACGCCGAGGAGCCATTGCTTGCGGCGCTGAAGAACCTCATTTCGACCATTGATGAGCTACTGGACCTACTCGTCGCTGTGCATAGCACCGAAGCAACTGGCGAGATCTTCCAAATCATGGACACCTTACACCTCATGGAGTTCCTCAAGGACATGCAGAAAGAAGACATGTACATTCGCTACGTACATCAGCTCGTCGAATTGCAAGTGGATGCGCAGAACTACACGGAGGCGGGACTTGCGCTCAGACTACATGCTGAGCTCTATGACTGGGACCCAAATTCGACCGTGGATCCGCTTACCGACCCCAGCATGCCGCCACAACCTGCCTTCGAACGAAAGGAGCAGCTTTACTTCCAGATGATTGAACACTATGAGAACGGCCAGTCATGGGAGAACGCATTAGCCGCCTATACGGAGCTTGCAGCACAATACGAACACAACGTATTCGACTTTTCCAAACTAGCTAGGACGCAGCACGCCATGGCCAAAATACACGAAAGTATCGCGAAGGGTGAACGGGCCAATCCGCGCTACTTCCGAGTGGTGTACAAGGGCTTGGGATTCCCTCCAGGACTCCGAGACAAGCAGTTCATCTTTGAAGGATCACCAAACGACCGCCTGGCTTCGTTTACGGATCGGATGCAGCAACAACATCCTTCAGCTGTGATCATGAATCCCGGCGCAGATCAAGTCCTAGAGGGCCAGTATTTGCAGATCTACCCTGTTAGCCCACAGAAGGACCTGACTCACCCTATATTCCAACGCGCGAAAGTATCACAGTCGGTCAAGGACTACTACCTACTGTCTCGTCCTTCACACTTCACATCGCCGTCTCGTCGTTCACCATCTAACGCCACTGCGAGAGATGCCGGAGCAGAGAAGACGCTCTACACGACAGCAGAGAGTTTCCCTACAATCCTACGGAGAAGCGAAATTATCGGTGTGGGTACTGTAACACTCTCGCCGCTGCAAATGGCTCTGGAGCGAACTGCTCGCAAAACGGTGGAGCTCCTTGCGGTCGAGAAGCGCATCACAGAGGGGGACGACACGGCGTTTAATACGCTAACACAAGAACTCATGTATGCTGTGGATATGAACTCGAAAGACTGCGTTGCGCACTACCACGACTTGCTACCTCATGCCAATGAcgaagatgaggatgaggacAACGAGACGCGGCAAACCAACCCACTAGAGACTGCTATGAGGGTGGCTCTGATAGACTACACGCTAGTGATTCGTCGATGTCTATCATTGTACGTCAGGCCTGCTCAGCAAACCACAAAAGCAGACCTTAGCCAGC GTTTCGAAGCCGCATTCTACCGGGAACTGGCCACGCTACTACCACCTAACATGGCACCAACCATGGTCTCGGGTACGGGTTCCAATGGCGCAATGGGTGTCTCGCGTTCTCGAATAGCAAGTCCGACGCCCGACGAGAGTACGCTCAACGGAGATCGGGTCATGTCGCCCGGCGCAAACGGCCGAGCATCGCGGCAAGACAAGAAAAGGCTTAGTCTAGCTTTTCTGACGAAGGAGTTTCTGATGGGCGAAGCAGAgagggagaaggagaaggagaaagaggcAAAGGCGGAAAAGCAAATGGCTGATGACGATACTATGACTACTCTGTCGTCGCGCAGTCGCAGCAAGGAGACTCACAGTCGCAACCGGTTGAGCTTGAGTTTCCTCAACCACACGCCGTCGTCGCCACAGCCAGAGGCTCTACCAAGTTTTCCCAGCAATGGGCATCTGAACCGAAGCGAAGGTAGCCTGCAGCGGGAACTGAGTCAAAAGCGACCAGAGACGGTCAAGAGCCAAAAGAGCGACAAGTCGCTCACGTCACGAACGGACAGCATGAAGAAGAGGCTCAGTTTCATGCATATTTCGAAGAAGAGCAGTAAGACCAGTGTCAGGGGACGTGTTGATGATACCCTGATGGAGGAGTAG
- a CDS encoding Ctr copper transporter family protein — protein MSAIGMSGMASTFSTGTQVTLWFTGWTTTTTATYVSAVFLLFLLGIFNRFLGALKSQLERKWKMQRGTKTAIPSSVYTKKTADSSRGHTRTWSDVLRAQHRELKELEKEEIEPLTPVTAHTREDEESGTNAKSDTSRIFWLAHAPWSIDRDGISAGLEFVRALIGYVLMLAVMTYNIGFLFSVTGSVLLGELLFGRYTRGSATLAEDGCHP, from the exons ATGTCAGCAATAGGCATGTCCGGCATGGCATCCACCTTTTCAACCGGTACTCAAGTTACGCTCTGGTTCACAGGTTGgacaacgacaacgacgGCGACCTATGTATCGGCCGTCTTCCTCTTATTTCTTTTAGGTATCTTCAACCGCTTCCTTGGGGCGTTGAAGAGCCAGCTCGAGAGAAAATGGAAGATGCAGCGTGGGACTAAGACTGCCATTCCATCCAGTGTCTATACAAAGAAGACGGCTGACAGCAGTCGTGGCCATACGCGAACATGGAGCGATGTCCTGCGAGCCCAGCACCGTGAACTGAAAGAGCTAGAAAAGGAAGAGATTGAGCCCTTGACTCCAGTTACAGCACATACGCgggaagacgaggagagtGGCACAAATGCGAAATCAGACACATCTCGTATATTTTGGCTAGCCCATGCCCCATGGAGTATCGACAGAGATGGCATCAGTGCGGGTTTAGAGTTTGTTCGCGCGTTGATCGGTTACGTACT CATGCTCGCTGTCATGACATACAATATCGGCTTCCTGTTCTCTGTCACAGGCAGTGTGCTCCTTGGCGAGTTGTTGTTTGGTCGGTATACACGAGGATCTGCGACCCTGGCTGAAGACGGTTGCCATCCTTGA